Part of the Planctomycetia bacterium genome, AGAACTTTGCCGTCCATGTTGCCGAAGATGTTGTGACCGACCCAACTCATGACGTTCAAATTGCGGCGGGCGAACATCGGGGCCAACACGCTCTTGAGCAGCGTCTCGCCCGTCTTGCCGTCGTAGCCCATGTGGCGCGAGCTTCGTTCGCGAGCCAATTCGTCGATCGCCGGCAGGTTCGTACCAAGCGACGGCGTGAAGTTCAAATGCGAGAACCCGAGATCGAGCGCGGCGATCGCGTAGAGCGAACTTGCGGGCAGCGTGCATTTGCGCGGCTTGTCGATCAGCTTATCGAGCTCGCTCCACTTGGCCGGGAACTGCGCCGGGTCGACCGGAGGCTCCGTCGAAGCGACGTTGATGACGATCACATGAGCCAGCTTATTCTCTTCGGCGAACTTCTTGAGATCGCCTTGAATGCGGGCGATCGTTTCGCGCGGCGTTTCGCTCTTCGTCGCTTTCACAGCCGCCGAAGCAAGGCCTTCGATCGTCGAACCGCAATTCGCGACCGTGCCGGGCCGGATCACCTTGTCGAGCTTTTCCAGTTCGCTTTTCAGCTTCGTGATGAGCTCGCCGTCGATGGCGCGACTTTCGGTGCTCATCCGCATCGCTTCTTCGTAACTCTTCAGCTCGCGAATCTCATGGCCGCCGATGACGAGATCTTTCCAGTCGATCAAATCGAGCGACTTAAACTGCGGCAACTCGCTTACGAGCGCGGTCGTTTGCGTGAGACCCTTCTTAAGCGCCAATAGTCCGACGATAGCCGTCGAGGCGACGCCTCCCTTGGCGCCGATAAACCAAACACCGATTCGATTGCGAGCCATGCGAGTGCGTCTTTTCAGGGTGTGCGATTGCGGAGGCGAGGCGGGAGGGAAACCGGACGCGAGGACTTGATTTACCCGCGTTGGCCGGTTTACGAACTCACAATTGTCGGCAACCGATTGCCCAACGTCAAGGATCGATCGAGGCGACGTATTTGCCGGGCGCAATGCGTGGAGCACACCCTAATTCGAGCATCTCGTTGCCGTGTCTGATACCATGGCCGCGAGGTCACGATCGCAACCCATTCGCTTGTCGAGGAGACGATTGTCATGCCTACGTTCATACCCGGCCCGAAGGTCGTAGCGGCGGCAGGAAATCTTCCGAAACGGATCGAAGAGTTCATCGGTCGAGCCAACTCGGGCACGGCTTCCGTCAGCGTGGCGCGCATGGTCAGTCCGGCGGGTTGGGTCGAGCCGGGACAAACGCCGGAATTCGACGAATACACGCTCGTCTTAAAAGGGACGTTGCACGTCAAGACGCGCGAAGGAGAGATCAAGATCGCCGCCGGGCAGGCGATCATTACCCACGGCGGTGAATGGATCCAGTACAGCACGCCGGGCACGGAAGGTGCCGAATACGTTGCCGTTTGCTTGCCGGCCTTTTCGCCGGGCACCGTGCATCGCGATGCGTGAACGAACCATGTGAACGGCGACGGCCGATTTCGAGCGAAAACCGATGAACGATTCGACATCGACCCCACCTGCCGCTCCGACGCGCGCCGATCGCTTACGCCTGCGCGAACGACCGCAACGAAGATCTGCGATGCGGCAGTCTTGGCGCTCGTTGCTGTTCGCCCATTGGCGCGTCGATCCCGATCGGATTCAACGAACTCTGCCCAAGGGTCTTTATGTCGACACGTTCGACGGCTCGGCTTATATCGGCGTCGTCCCGTTCTTCATGCGCAACATCCGCCCTTGGTGGTTCCCTTGTCTTCCCGGGCTGTCGAACTTCCTCGAACTCAATGTCCGAACCTATGTCTATGATGCCGCGGGAACTCCGGGCGTTTGGTTCTACTCACTCGATTGCAATCAGCCGCTCGCGGTGTGGGGAGCGAGAAAGTTTTATCATCTCCCGTATCGACATGCCGCGATGAGCGCTCCACAGCTCGGCGCCACGATCTCTTATGCATCGCGCGTCGCGCGATCGGAGCTCCATTGCAACGTGCGCTACACGCTCGACAGCAACGAGCGCGAAGCGGTTCCCGGCTCGCTCGATTTCTTCCTGATCGAACGCTATGTGCTGTTCGCGGAGAGCCGACACGGAGAGCCATTCTCGGGCCAAGTCTACCATCGACCCTATCCAATCGTGGCCGCAAGCATCGCCGATTGGGATTGCAATCTTTTTACGACGCAGGACTTCGGCATCGACGGCTCAAAACCGGAACTCCTATGCGGTTCGCATGGAGTCGACGTCGAAGTCTTCGGGTTGCAACACGCTACCGAAGGATGAACTTCGGAAGCGACCGGCTCTACCCCTGCCCTTGCGAGCGGTCGTCCAGCAGTTGCGGGGGCTCGATCAAGTCTCGTGCGACCGGCGGCACCTCGCGCGGCGCGGTCGAGGTATAGCGCCGCCCTTCCGTGCCCGGCATGAGGAACGGCCCGGTCGAATTCGCTTCGACGATTTGTTTCAACTCCGCGCCGTCGATCACTTCCTTCTCGAGCACACGCTCGGCGACTGCGACGAGTGCGGCCTTGCGCGTCGTCAAGATGTGTTGCACCCCTTCGATCGCGGCACTGATGATTCGTTTCACTTCTTCATCTATTTCACGGGCCGTTTTCTCGCTGATCGTGTGGTCGTTTGCCATATCGCGCGAGCTTGCTATGAACGGCGAGCGGTTGCTGGCCCGATAGGTCACGCGGCCGAGTCGGCTCATGCCGAAGTCCATCACCATCGAGCGTGCGATGCCGCTGGCCCGTTCGAGATCGTTCTGAGCGCCGGTCGAGACGTCGTTGAAGATCATCTCTTCGGTCATCGTGCCGGCGAGGAGGATCTGCAGATAGCTTTCGAGTTCGGCGTGCGTCGTCATGTATCGATCTTCTTCCGGCCGCATGATGACCGACGCTAGGGCATTGAGCCCGCGCGGAATGATCGAGACGCGATGGACCGGATAGGTGTTCGGCAACGAGTAAGCCGCCAGTGCGTGGCCCGCTTCGTGGTAGGCCATCCGTTGCTTCTCGTCGGCTTGAATGACGCGATGTTTCTTTTCCATGCCCGAGGTGACCCGATCGATCCCCTCGTTGAACTCGTCCATTCCGACGGACGTTTTTCCTTTGCGCGCCGCCAGCAGCGCCGCTTCGTTCACGAGGTTCGCCAGGTCGGCTCCGGCAAGACCCGACGTCACTTTCGCCACCATCTTGAGGTCGACCGTCTCGTCGAGCTTCACACCATGAACGTGAACGTTCAGAATCTTTTCGCGCCCGCGCACGTCGGGCCGGTCGACGACCACTTGGCGATCGAAACGGCCGGGTCGCAACAACGCGGGGTCGAGCGTTTCCGGACGATTGGTCGCGGCCAGCACGATCACGCCGTTGTTCGAGACGAAGCCGTCCATTTCGACGAGAAGTGCGTTGAGCGTTTGTTCGCGCTCGTCATTGCCGCCGACGATGTTGCCGCCGCGCGTCTTGCCGAGGGCGTCGAGTTCATCGATGAAGATGATACAAGGAGATTTCGCTTCCGCTTGCTGAAACATATCGCGAACTCGGGCCGCCCCGACGCCGACGAACATTTCGACGAAATCGCTTCCCGACAGGCTATAGAACGGAACACCCGCCTCCCCCGCGATCGCCTTCGCCAGCAATGTTTTTCCGGTTCCGGGCGGACCGATGAGCAACACCCCTTTCGGAATCCGTGCGCCGAGGCGTTGAAACTTTTCCGGCGATTTGAGGAACTCGACGACTTCGCGTAGTTCTTCCACCGCTTCGTCGATGCCGGCCACTTCTTCGAACGTGACGCCGATATCTTCTTGGGCATACATCTTCCCGCGGCTTCGGCCGAACGACATCGGCGACCCGGCACCGCTCAGGCGTCGCATGGCAATGAAGATGAACAACAACATCAAGCCGGTCAGAATAATCATCGGCAAGTATTGCTTGATCGGATGCGGCTGGCCTTCGGCGCTGACGTCGTGAAAGCCATTGTCCATGAACAGCTTCATCAACGTGCCGTTGTCGTTGTCGAACCCGTAACGACCGGTATGGAACGTCACGTTCCTCTCGGCATCGCCGGCGGGCTCGATCGACTCCATCGTTACGGTGCCGGTGACTTCCATCGGCGTGACTTTGATGTTCGCCAACTCGGAATAGCGAGTGACACGACGCCGGCCGACGGACTCGCCGCTCACGACGTCGATATAACGCAATTGATTCCGGAGCGCTTGCACCGCAGCCGACTCCGACTTAGCGGCATCCCCCCCGCGCGTTGAAATCGAGGGAGGAGTCGCCGCTGCCGATGGCGATGTCCCGGTGGCAGTCGGTACGGCAACAGGAGCGGTGCCCGTCGGTGTTGCCGCGGCCGGCACGGAAGCGGAAGGGATCGGCGTTGGGGTCGCCACACCGATCGTCGATGTGGCCTTCGGATTTCCCTTTTGGATGAGTTGCACGAGCTCTAGATAAGGAATCTCCGCTTCCCGAGTCGTCCGTACGAAATAGGCCGAAAGGAATAAAAACCCGCAGGTTGCGAGAAAAACCCAGAGCAGAACGGTCGTGAACGTGGCGGGCTTTTTCTCAGGCGTATTCGGGCGCGGTTTCGGCTGATTTTCCATGCGAAGTCACTATTCTCGCGTTTCGAGGTGATGCGGTCCTTGCTATTGTAACACGCCTTCGACGATCGGGTGAAGAACGCCGCCTCGGGTTGTCGCCTTCGACGACGACGCCTAGAATGTCCATCGGCGTGCGGAACTATCGGCGGCGCTTGACATTAGCACGTCGTCGTTCGCCGATGAACTGATCGAAATCGCGGCAGCCTCCGCACCGGCCGCTAGCGCGCCAGGCGCGGGTTTGCCGACTGTCCGCCGCACGATCGTCCTCTTAATCGCCCCAACCTTCGCTTCGCTCGTTCGACCGCATGACAAGCTCGTTCGCATGACCACGCAAGTCGCCGTTCTCGGATCGACCGGGAGTATCGGACGCAACACCCTCGAGGTGATCGCAGCATCCGCAGGGCGTTTGCGCGCAGTAGCACTGACGGCGTTCGCGAACACCGAACTGTTGCTCCGCCAAGCTTGCGAATTCCGCCCGCGCTGGGTCGTAGCTGCCGATGCCGAGGCCGCGAAGCGAACCGATTGGTCGTCGTTGCCGCCGGAATGCGAGTTGCTCGTCGGGTCCGACGCCGTTCCTCGTATCGCCTCCGAATCGGCTGTCGATGTCGTCGTCACCGCGATCGTCGGCAGCGCCGGGCTGCGCGGTACCTGGGCTGCGCTCGAAGCCGGTAAAAAGGTCGCCTTAGCGAACAAAGAGACCCTGGTCATGGCCGGCGGACTCGCCATGAGGCTTGCCGCCGAACGTGGCGCCGTGATCATTCCCGTCGACAGCGAGCACAGCGCCGTCTTCCAAGCCTTGCAAGCCGGCCGACGCCATGAAGTTCGCAGAATCGTGCTGACTGCCAGCGGCGGCCCCTTTCGCAACTACACGCTCGAACAGCTTTCGACCGTAACCGTAGCCGACGCTTTAGCGCATCCCACCTGGAATATGGGCCGCAAGATCACGGTCGATTCGGCAACGATGATGAACAAGGCTCTCGAAATCATCGAGGCCCGTTGGTTGTTCGACCTTACGAGCGACCGGATCGGCGTGGCGATCCATCCTCAGTCGGTGGTGCATTCGATGGTCGAGTATGTAGATGGCTCGGTCGTCGCGCAGCTCAGCCCGCCGGATATGAAGCTGCCGATCCAATATGCGCTCACGTATCCGGATCGTCTGCCCGGTCCTGCCGCTAAAATCGATTGGACCGCACCTCAAAAGCTCGAATTCTTTCCCCCCGACACGACCCGCTTCCCGGCTTTGGAACTAGGCTTGGAAGCGGCCCGTAGCGGCGGCACGACCGGTGCCGTGCTGAATGCGGCGAACGAAGCGGCGGTCGCGCAGTTTCTTGCCGGTGAAATCAAGTTCACCGATATCGTCCCGGCGTGTCGCAGCGTGCTGGACTCTCACAATTACGAACCGCAACCGACGCTCGACCGGCTCATCGAGTCCGATCGTTGGGCTCGACAGGAGATCGCGAATTGGATTTGCCATTAGTCGCCGCCGCGTCCTCGATCGATTGGTCCTACTGGGGGCATCTCGCCCAAGGCATCCTCGCGCTCGGCCTTGTGATCTTCATTCATGAGTTCGGCCATTTCGCAGCCGCGAAACTTTGCGGCGTGCGGGTCGAAAAGTTTTACGTCGGCTTCGATCCCTACGGGCTACGGCTGTTTCGCTTCCGCCACGGCGAAACGGAATACGGCATCGGCGCGATCCCGCTCGGCGGCTACGTCTACATGCTCGGCCAAACCGACAACCCCGGCAAGCAAGCCGAGGAAGCGGAGCGCGCTAAAGCATTGAACGCCGGATCGGCGGCCGAAGGGCTCGTCGAAGGTCAAACGATCGAGAAGCAACAAGTCGTTTGGGATCCGCGCAGCTACCCGGCGCAATCGGTGCCGGAGCGGATGCTCATCATCTCGGCAGGGGTGATAATGAACGCGATCACGGCGTTCTGCTTCGCTACGGTCGCGTATCTCATGGGAGTTCAATACACGCCGACGTCGGTCACGGCGGTTTCTCCCGGCGGGCCGGCTTGGGAAAAGAACCTGAGCGCCGGCGACGTGATCGTGCAGATCGACGACGTAACGAAGCCTCGCTTCGAAGCCGATCTTCGCTCGCGCGTGGCGCTAGCCGATCTGAAAAAGGGGCTCGAATTTCGAGTCAAGCGCGCCGGTAGCGACGAATATGCGCTCGTCGTCCATCCTCGCAAGCCGCGCGCAGATACCGTTCCGTCGCTCGGCATCGCCGGGCCGACTCTTACGAAGCTGAGCAACCCGAAGGATACGAAGAAGTTCCCCTCGACGCTCGAAGGAACACCGGCCCGTGCCGCCGTTCCGGCATTCGAGCCGGGCGACGAATTCGTTAAGATCGGCGACCGCGATGTGCATTCGTACGTCGACATCGCGACCGCGATGACCGAGTTCGCGGATCGGAAGCTTCCGATCACGGTGCGTCGCACGACGGTCGACGCCGGTGGGACCGTGACCGTGCGCGAAGTGAAAACCGAAGTCGCTCCCCGGCCGCTGCGCATGCTGGGCATGACGATGCAGTTCGGTCCGATCGTGAGCGTGCAAATCGACTCGCCTGCGGCCAAGGCCGGATTGCAAGTCGGCGATGTTTTGAAGTCGATCGACGGCGAAC contains:
- a CDS encoding inositol-3-phosphate synthase: MARNRIGVWFIGAKGGVASTAIVGLLALKKGLTQTTALVSELPQFKSLDLIDWKDLVIGGHEIRELKSYEEAMRMSTESRAIDGELITKLKSELEKLDKVIRPGTVANCGSTIEGLASAAVKATKSETPRETIARIQGDLKKFAEENKLAHVIVINVASTEPPVDPAQFPAKWSELDKLIDKPRKCTLPASSLYAIAALDLGFSHLNFTPSLGTNLPAIDELARERSSRHMGYDGKTGETLLKSVLAPMFARRNLNVMSWVGHNIFGNMDGKVL
- a CDS encoding site-2 protease family protein codes for the protein MDLPLVAAASSIDWSYWGHLAQGILALGLVIFIHEFGHFAAAKLCGVRVEKFYVGFDPYGLRLFRFRHGETEYGIGAIPLGGYVYMLGQTDNPGKQAEEAERAKALNAGSAAEGLVEGQTIEKQQVVWDPRSYPAQSVPERMLIISAGVIMNAITAFCFATVAYLMGVQYTPTSVTAVSPGGPAWEKNLSAGDVIVQIDDVTKPRFEADLRSRVALADLKKGLEFRVKRAGSDEYALVVHPRKPRADTVPSLGIAGPTLTKLSNPKDTKKFPSTLEGTPARAAVPAFEPGDEFVKIGDRDVHSYVDIATAMTEFADRKLPITVRRTTVDAGGTVTVREVKTEVAPRPLRMLGMTMQFGPIVSVQIDSPAAKAGLQVGDVLKSIDGEPLGDPVTASERFRRKQKSAPEKAWHIVVERKTGDSAKELTLDIVPRAADRFEAPLTFPYLSLPTLGIAYSIPPVIATVEPGSSAEKAGLKAGDTLTLFKTQPTSEPLESGEAPEARSIKLTENDINNWPACALGLTSMRNSTKIELTTSDGRKVVLEPIDSKEFFSTDRGFIFQAPKEIRKAEDLSQAFNYAWIDTRDSMTQVYRFLHAMWIGQIPPNNVGGVITIATQAGEAASGGLSTLLLFLMMLSCNLAVLNFLPFPVLDGGHMVLLMYEGIFRRPPPERFVNYLQLVGLCCLLFLMGYALKNDIFRLPWLN
- a CDS encoding 1-deoxy-D-xylulose-5-phosphate reductoisomerase, whose amino-acid sequence is MTTQVAVLGSTGSIGRNTLEVIAASAGRLRAVALTAFANTELLLRQACEFRPRWVVAADAEAAKRTDWSSLPPECELLVGSDAVPRIASESAVDVVVTAIVGSAGLRGTWAALEAGKKVALANKETLVMAGGLAMRLAAERGAVIIPVDSEHSAVFQALQAGRRHEVRRIVLTASGGPFRNYTLEQLSTVTVADALAHPTWNMGRKITVDSATMMNKALEIIEARWLFDLTSDRIGVAIHPQSVVHSMVEYVDGSVVAQLSPPDMKLPIQYALTYPDRLPGPAAKIDWTAPQKLEFFPPDTTRFPALELGLEAARSGGTTGAVLNAANEAAVAQFLAGEIKFTDIVPACRSVLDSHNYEPQPTLDRLIESDRWARQEIANWICH
- a CDS encoding DUF2071 domain-containing protein encodes the protein MNDSTSTPPAAPTRADRLRLRERPQRRSAMRQSWRSLLFAHWRVDPDRIQRTLPKGLYVDTFDGSAYIGVVPFFMRNIRPWWFPCLPGLSNFLELNVRTYVYDAAGTPGVWFYSLDCNQPLAVWGARKFYHLPYRHAAMSAPQLGATISYASRVARSELHCNVRYTLDSNEREAVPGSLDFFLIERYVLFAESRHGEPFSGQVYHRPYPIVAASIADWDCNLFTTQDFGIDGSKPELLCGSHGVDVEVFGLQHATEG
- the ftsH gene encoding ATP-dependent zinc metalloprotease FtsH; its protein translation is MEVTGTVTMESIEPAGDAERNVTFHTGRYGFDNDNGTLMKLFMDNGFHDVSAEGQPHPIKQYLPMIILTGLMLLFIFIAMRRLSGAGSPMSFGRSRGKMYAQEDIGVTFEEVAGIDEAVEELREVVEFLKSPEKFQRLGARIPKGVLLIGPPGTGKTLLAKAIAGEAGVPFYSLSGSDFVEMFVGVGAARVRDMFQQAEAKSPCIIFIDELDALGKTRGGNIVGGNDEREQTLNALLVEMDGFVSNNGVIVLAATNRPETLDPALLRPGRFDRQVVVDRPDVRGREKILNVHVHGVKLDETVDLKMVAKVTSGLAGADLANLVNEAALLAARKGKTSVGMDEFNEGIDRVTSGMEKKHRVIQADEKQRMAYHEAGHALAAYSLPNTYPVHRVSIIPRGLNALASVIMRPEEDRYMTTHAELESYLQILLAGTMTEEMIFNDVSTGAQNDLERASGIARSMVMDFGMSRLGRVTYRASNRSPFIASSRDMANDHTISEKTAREIDEEVKRIISAAIEGVQHILTTRKAALVAVAERVLEKEVIDGAELKQIVEANSTGPFLMPGTEGRRYTSTAPREVPPVARDLIEPPQLLDDRSQGQG
- a CDS encoding cupin domain-containing protein — its product is MPTFIPGPKVVAAAGNLPKRIEEFIGRANSGTASVSVARMVSPAGWVEPGQTPEFDEYTLVLKGTLHVKTREGEIKIAAGQAIITHGGEWIQYSTPGTEGAEYVAVCLPAFSPGTVHRDA